The Rhodopseudomonas palustris genome window below encodes:
- a CDS encoding ABC transporter permease, with protein sequence MRDRLIFAGQLLFTLLVAAFLVVPALLSIAAGVTANYFRGISSGVTLQWVVQVWTLYADSIVLSFVIALATLAVTLVVGVPAAYALHIRGGVWSRLIEEVITLPLAIPGLAIALALLLTYGGFGEFRRSWLFILVGHVVFTMPFMVRSVMAVFATIDIRTLDEGAASLGASPARRFVDVIVPNAMPGILAGALMVVTLSLGEFNLTWMLHTPLTKTLPVGLADSYASMRLEVASAYTLIFFIMIVPLLVAMQLLAEREPKR encoded by the coding sequence ATGCGCGACCGTCTGATCTTCGCCGGACAATTGCTGTTCACGCTGCTGGTTGCTGCTTTCCTGGTGGTGCCGGCGCTGCTGTCGATCGCAGCGGGTGTCACGGCGAACTACTTCCGCGGCATTTCATCCGGCGTCACTCTGCAATGGGTGGTGCAGGTGTGGACGCTGTATGCCGACAGCATCGTGTTGTCCTTCGTGATCGCACTGGCGACGCTGGCCGTGACGCTGGTCGTCGGCGTTCCGGCCGCCTACGCGCTGCATATCCGCGGCGGCGTCTGGTCGCGGCTGATCGAAGAGGTAATCACGCTGCCGCTGGCGATCCCGGGCCTCGCAATCGCGCTGGCGCTGCTGCTCACCTATGGCGGCTTCGGTGAGTTCCGCCGGTCCTGGCTGTTCATTCTGGTCGGCCATGTGGTGTTCACCATGCCGTTTATGGTGCGATCGGTGATGGCGGTGTTCGCCACCATCGACATCCGCACCCTCGATGAGGGCGCCGCCTCGCTCGGCGCATCGCCGGCGCGGCGGTTCGTCGATGTCATCGTGCCGAATGCGATGCCCGGCATTCTGGCCGGCGCCCTGATGGTGGTGACGCTGTCGCTTGGCGAGTTCAATCTCACCTGGATGCTGCACACGCCGCTGACCAAGACATTGCCTGTCGGCCTCGCGGACAGCTACGCGTCGATGCGGCTCGAAGTCGCCTCGGCCTACACGCTGATCTTCTTCATCATGATCGTCCCCTTGCTGGTGGCGATGCAATTGCTCGCGGAGCGGGAGCCGAAACGATGA
- a CDS encoding ABC transporter permease, whose amino-acid sequence MKHRRFLLICLAPLVVLTAAFFLLPMARLVVVGAEGPQGPAGYLAILLEPRYRATLINTVLLAAATTVATLIIATIAGLFLQRHQFAGRAVLIAMLTFPLAFPGVVIGFLIILLAGRQGVIGDLTRLATGTKVVFAYSIWGLFLGYLYFSIPRVILTIMAAVQKLDPGLEEAARSLGASPWAVQRDVVLPALVPAFVASGAIAFATAMGAFGTAFTLATNIDVLPMLIYTEFTLAANFATAASLSVGLGLISWAMLVLARSLTGGTVAATG is encoded by the coding sequence CTGGTCGTACTGACCGCGGCGTTCTTCCTGCTGCCGATGGCACGGCTGGTGGTGGTCGGCGCCGAGGGGCCGCAAGGGCCGGCCGGTTATCTTGCGATCCTCCTGGAGCCGCGCTACCGCGCGACGCTGATCAACACCGTGCTGCTCGCCGCCGCCACCACGGTCGCGACGCTGATCATCGCCACCATCGCTGGGCTTTTCCTACAGCGGCACCAGTTTGCCGGCCGCGCGGTGCTGATCGCGATGCTGACGTTCCCGCTGGCGTTCCCCGGCGTTGTGATTGGCTTTCTGATCATCCTGCTGGCCGGACGGCAGGGCGTGATCGGCGATCTGACGCGGCTCGCGACCGGCACCAAGGTGGTGTTCGCCTATTCGATCTGGGGGCTGTTCCTCGGCTATCTGTATTTCTCGATCCCGCGGGTGATCCTCACCATCATGGCGGCGGTGCAGAAGCTCGATCCGGGGCTCGAAGAGGCCGCGCGCTCGCTCGGTGCCAGCCCGTGGGCTGTGCAGCGTGACGTGGTGCTGCCGGCGTTGGTGCCGGCGTTCGTTGCTTCCGGCGCGATCGCATTTGCGACCGCGATGGGCGCGTTCGGCACCGCCTTCACGCTCGCCACCAATATCGATGTGCTGCCGATGCTGATCTACACCGAGTTCACGCTGGCGGCGAACTTTGCCACCGCGGCGTCGCTGTCGGTCGGCCTCGGCCTGATTTCCTGGGCGATGCTGGTGCTGGCGCGGTCGCTGACCGGCGGCACCGTGGCGGCGACGGGCTAG